In Hydrogenovibrio marinus, a single genomic region encodes these proteins:
- a CDS encoding sulfite exporter TauE/SafE family protein, which yields MESLASQFILFIISFIANLFSALAGGGAGLLQLPALLFLGLPFSIALATHKVASVFLGIGATARHVKSASLNWTFVLVILAFGLPGVWLGAHIILHIEDRYAQLALGVLTLGLGVYSWRKPELGQTLNLSHQNLPGWVIGGLVLFFIGALNGSLTSGTGLFVTLWLVRWFGLDYKLAVAYTLILVGLFWNGTGALALGLQGQIEWGWLPALIVGSLLGGYLGAHLAIVKGNRLVKRSFEIMTVLVGLALIVKSF from the coding sequence TTGGAAAGTTTAGCCAGTCAATTCATCCTTTTTATCATTTCGTTCATAGCGAATCTGTTTTCGGCATTGGCGGGTGGTGGTGCCGGGTTATTACAGCTTCCTGCTTTGTTATTTCTTGGGTTGCCGTTTTCTATTGCACTAGCGACTCATAAGGTCGCCAGTGTCTTTCTTGGCATCGGTGCAACGGCGCGCCATGTCAAATCCGCCAGTCTGAATTGGACATTTGTCTTGGTCATCCTAGCATTTGGCTTGCCCGGTGTTTGGTTGGGGGCGCATATCATTTTGCATATCGAAGACCGCTATGCGCAACTAGCACTCGGGGTGCTGACTTTGGGGTTGGGTGTTTACTCTTGGCGAAAACCAGAGTTGGGGCAAACGCTTAATTTGAGTCATCAAAATCTGCCAGGTTGGGTGATTGGCGGTTTGGTACTGTTTTTTATCGGCGCACTGAACGGTTCTCTGACCTCCGGAACCGGCTTGTTTGTTACCCTTTGGTTGGTGCGTTGGTTCGGATTGGACTATAAGTTGGCGGTAGCTTATACGTTGATTTTGGTGGGATTATTCTGGAATGGTACCGGTGCGTTGGCGCTAGGGTTGCAGGGACAAATTGAGTGGGGTTGGTTGCCGGCATTGATTGTTGGTTCGTTACTGGGCGGTTACCTTGGCGCGCACTTGGCAATTGTGAAAGGCAACCGATTGGTGAAACGCAGTTTTGAAATCATGACCGTGCTGGTCGGGCTTGCATTGATTGTGAAGTCTTTCTAG